One Brachyspira pilosicoli P43/6/78 genomic window carries:
- a CDS encoding SurA N-terminal domain-containing protein has protein sequence MYIKKVFLSLIVLSIFFVSCSNTKTTNSSDSLAYLQGGEGEWVLKVDDFTINQTNFNKDYKVFLNSMKAQGATPEQIAMIESDNRYKQNYAEDLINQILLLKKAETDKFFETEEAKSTIDATIRNIKAQYYYQKLIEQAASNVPAPTPEQAKAFFDQAKDQLQLAQYGITEYNTQTAPYIADIYKRVYAEQNVQREIIDLKDKAVIERNNAVLGEPTIVPPTTMPNTQGQVTNNLLPRATN, from the coding sequence ATGTATATTAAAAAAGTATTTTTATCATTAATAGTTTTATCGATATTTTTTGTATCTTGTTCAAACACAAAAACTACTAACTCTTCAGATTCATTAGCTTATCTTCAAGGCGGTGAAGGTGAATGGGTTTTAAAAGTAGATGATTTTACAATAAATCAAACTAATTTTAATAAAGATTATAAAGTATTCTTAAACTCTATGAAAGCACAAGGAGCAACTCCTGAACAAATAGCTATGATAGAGAGCGATAATAGATATAAACAAAACTACGCAGAAGATTTAATTAACCAAATACTTTTGCTAAAAAAAGCAGAAACAGATAAATTCTTTGAAACAGAAGAAGCTAAATCTACAATAGATGCTACTATCAGAAATATTAAAGCTCAGTACTATTATCAAAAATTAATAGAACAAGCAGCAAGCAATGTACCAGCTCCAACTCCAGAGCAAGCTAAAGCATTCTTTGACCAAGCAAAAGACCAATTACAATTAGCTCAATATGGTATCACAGAATATAATACTCAAACAGCTCCATATATAGCTGATATTTATAAAAGAGTTTATGCAGAACAAAACGTTCAAAGAGAAATTATTGATTTAAAAGACAAAGCAGTAATAGAAAGAAACAATGCTGTATTAGGAGAACCAACTATAGTACCTCCTACTACTATGCCTAACACACAAGGACAAGTAACAAATAACTTATTACCTAGAGCAACAAATTAA